Below is a window of Nicotiana tabacum cultivar K326 chromosome 19, ASM71507v2, whole genome shotgun sequence DNA.
TGACGACTAAAATTCGTTACTGTAAGCTTCGCACACTTGCTTTTTTCTTAATTGGAACCTGTATAGTTGTTGTTTGATAATTTGTGTCAAAGGAAATACTGTATGCTAGCTGTTCTAACTTTATATACGGTTATATATAGTATTATCCTGCAAGTTATGTACTGTATTTACTTGATAGAACTACTTGGTCTATGTTTCCGCGCGAATGTGTGTGTATTATCCAGTTGTACTAAATTTACTTGACAGTATTATTAGAAACTGATACTGTCACTTGCAATTAGTTGTCATTTGAAATTTTCCTGTGTTCAAGTATATGTGATGTGGCTTAGATGGTTGATTTATATGATTGGGAAATGCTCTTCATTCTTAGGTTCCATACACATTAAACTTCTTCAGTTTTTTGTCTCTTAAAGTTGGCTACTTTTGAATTTACATTACCTTATCAGATAAGTATAAAATTAATAAGGAATGTCCGAGAGGTTTCAGATTATTTTACAGTCCTAAAAAATGCATCAACAAATTCTGAATTTTTTGTCAGTCTTATACTCTTTTCAGACAACCCAATTAGAGCCTATTCACTTAAGAAATGACAGTAAGAAGATGTGGGATTACACATATCTCTGCAGAGCTCTCTGTAGCCAATctccttattctttttttttcatctcTTCAGTTTTCGTTccaaattttgtgacttttgttttGCTTGCTGATTTATCACGTCTTTGTTCTTTTTCTAATACCATTTTCTGCAGTAAGGTGTGAATTCTGTCAATGTGCATTATTGATGCTTATTTTGATTTCCATTTTTTCCCCTCTCATCCGTTTGGGTTCTTGCTTTTTGTAATAAAGGAGAACTTCTGAAGTTCTTGACACTGGAACATATATGTCCTCATTTTTCACCTTGCCTTGAAGTTTGTAATACAAGTTGGAAGGCCCTCTATGCACAAGCCCGAAGAAGTTAAAGATCGGAAAAGAACTGTTCCTTTCACGTTAAGTATCAAATAAATAGACAACTAACAAGGTAGTTGAGCGTTTTGACAATTTTCCTTCTAGAACAAAAGAAGATATCTTTTGAATCTTAATATGGATTTGGCTAACTATTTAGAAATGTTATTCAGTTGGTAGGCGTTTTTTGTTTAGCTGTGTCTATGTCCATTCCGAAACTCATTAGTATGATTTAACAAAAGAAAGATGAATGAATCATATGTTGCTAAGACTACAAATGTTGGTCTAATAGGTGTAAAGTTGTACTAAAATAATGTCAACTCTTGGAGATTTTTTTATATCAAATTTTGTGGATTATAGCTCAAATAAATTGGATGCTTTACAAAAGGAAATTGTGTCCTGATGGATTCAAAAGTGGGAGTAGAGTTTAGCCTGGCTTGACAAATGTCGACAAATAATGAGATTTCATTTAAGCAGTTGTTAATATGAGGTGATTTATGTTATCCGTATTTTACTTCATTGTCTACATTTCTTATTGTTCATATGAGGTGATTTATGTTTATAGAATTCACAACAGGATAATGCACTTATAATCAGTTCTGAACTTCTGATCTACTAAATTACAATCTCGGCTAGGACTCACTTAAAGAATTGATGTTTAGTGAATGTATGTTGTGGTTCTTTTAGAGACTGATCTTTTTCTGTCATATTTTGTTGAGAATTTTGCTACTTATACTTCTCTGTTGATTGTTACTTGTTTCAGTACGGGAGATGTAATGGCATATGCAGAATTGAAGAAGCAGTTAAAGAGAATGAATCAGAACCATAGAAGAAGAGAGTAGTAGTGGTTGGAACAGGATGGGCTGGCCAGTGCGAGCTTCCTAAAGATCTTGATATTTATTCCTATGTATAACTATCATTCTTTAATTTGAGAGTAAAGAGCTCGCTTGTTACACGGGATTTAACGTATCCAACGGACGAACCTCAATATCCCACTCCAAACTCAAAACCTCTTCATTCACGGCTAGTGTAAAACGTATTTTCCTGTAGGTCTCGCCTTTCAACTGCGACCTGTTTTtgcttttctaatttcttttttaaaaaattaactaTAGGTGTCGTGTATACAAGTCTCAGAAAGTGATTCACTCTTTCCAGAGATATGAAATTGAACACATAAGTTGACGCTTCAGAAAAATGTGTTTGCCGTGATATGTATAGGAAACGGCGAAATAAGCTGATGGGAGTTaaaccacaaaataaaataaaaaattaagcgAATTTGTTAGAAGCGCCTCGGGAGCTCTCGATTATTAGCCAAAAAATTGCCCTAACGGTTTAGTCTAGTAGTAAAAGTGCAACGTAATGTGTGAATTAGACAGGCATTGTGGATTCGAACCTACCACAAATCTGAAATTTGGCTGAGTTCTCAGCAAACTTGACCTTTGAATATATCGTTTTCGAAATTTGTCATGCTTGGAATTcgagaatctacttcactccttCTTAAGAATCTTGATCTCTGACCTCAAAGCATTTTGTAACATATTTGTAGGCTCACCGCTTGCTCAAAGAAAATGTAGGTATCTTGCTTTTGTATATTCCTTTGATTCTCAAGTCGTTTTCTCACTTCAAATTCAGTTCCGAAACTAAAGCTCTGCAATAGATTCTTTGATTTCTCTTTgtacttttccttttatttgtttgcCTTTTCTCTTCTCCCTTGCTAAAGGTTGTGGGTAAGGTAAGTGTAGGACGATAGGCTCACGTTGTGGATTTACCTAGATGGATTTCACCATGGtccttttttatttaatttaagtgTCTTAGTTTGACTAAACACgcattttaagaaaataaagaataatgttgaatCTAGTGATTATAATGTACCAAAATATCCTATGGATCTTGTGGTTTTGAACCAGCCATATAGAATGTTAGGATTAGACAATTATCCTTCGAGATTTTTTTAGGGTTCATACATACATTGATCCAAGTATAGAAAGAGACAttcttctaaaaaaaaaaaagaataaaaaaagactaaaaataaaaataaaacacttAGATTAAAATATAAAGAGTATATTAAAATATTGAAGTAAAAacttattaaatatatatatagtactaAAAGGAAACATTCTTTTTTAAATTGATTAAAAAGGaagtaaattaaattaataaaagtagCTAAACATTCTTTTTTAAATTGATTAAAAAGGaagtaaattaaattaataaaagtagCTAAACCAGTTGCAGTGGAAATTGGAATGCGGTAGGTGTACATTAAATACAGCAGAAAATGCGAGCGTCCAGAGTCACCAATCAGAAAACTCCACGTGTACAATGGACATCGGAAATATCTGTATCGCTCCACATGTATAATAGGAGTACTCAATAATGTTCTCCTCTGACTCCATAGTCCATAGTCCATACACAGAACATTCCTCTTCCTTCTCTTTTTTCCAATTTCGTCAAGAAAACGCACGTACTTTATTTTAAAGTCTTTCACAATCAGTGCGTGTTTTTAGTGTACGGAAAAATGGCGGATCaaatggagaagatgaagttacGTCAGAACTATCCGAATCACTGGCACACTGATCTCATGCGTGCCACTCAGTCTGATCCTCTTTGTATAGTCTCCCTTCACTTGGATTTTCCTTTTCTTGGGCTCGACTTTTGAGTTCTTTTGTGGTATATATAGCATTATAGCGTTCGACTTACACTGATCTCTGTGTTTTGTGCCTTTTGCAGTTTGCTGTTTCTCGCTTTGGTGGTGAGTGCTTCTATTATGTTCACTCATTTATTTTATGGATTATGATTATGAATTATGAGGTTTGAGCTTAATTTCTATAGCTTGTTTGTTTGCTGAATAACTAGAACTGGTGTTTGTTATTATGATTGCTTGTAACTTGGAAAACATCAAATTAAGATTATTTAGAGGGAATGTGGTAAATAGAATTGAAAATTGAAGCTTGTCAAGCAATCCTTTTGAAAATTATGTTTATTTTAGTTCTTTACCTTTCTTCTGTGGCATGTAAGGTCATTTTTGCAGACGCAGATCTAGGATTTTACTTCAGCAGTGGACTGACTACATTCACTAACAAAGGATCTGGACCTATTATAAAAAAatgtttttaaaatttatatcgAGGAGACAAAGGTGCCTTCAGTATACATTGTCTATTTCTTTTGGTttattgttataattttaagCTGCTAGCCTTTCCTAGTACTGGTTAGTGAATCATGTTAGTGTGAATCATTTTAAGTTTTGTCTATCTCTAAAGAGTGCGACTTCTTTGGACAATTGCTGGTGCTTTATTCAGTACAAGAAGGTGGAAGTTCCACTTCTTTTGTCTTATTGAGAATATCAAATTTCTGAATTTTGATATCCGACTCTTAAGTTTGTCTCTGTTAGATAACagacaaaaattaattaattgtcgTACCCTTTTGAACAAAGGAGGATCGAAGATTTTAAATCAATGAATGCTGTGACAATGTTCAGACGTCTGAGTTCAGTTAGCTTTcgttccaaattctacaaatacTACGTATCAATCTCTGAGTTCGGTTAGCTTTCTTTCCGAAAACTACATAGTAGTTGTTGCATAACAGTTCTTTGAAGTTTATTTTCTTCATGCAATATGTCGGGAAGATTCTTAGTGAGTGACAACTAACGAGAAATGTTATCAACTCAAACTGATAATGTAATGGTTTTATCAAAATGCCTACTGTCGGTATGAAAGTGGATAAAAGTCTCAGTCTGGAAGAGTCACTTAAGTCCGATCTACTTCAAATTACTTAATTCCTTCTTGATGGTTTAGAAATCCAGTTGATTGCTTGGCTCATCCAGTGAAATTGCTCTTCCATATCCCCTGCTATCACTAATGAAAGAGAGAATATTGCTCAGAAACTTGAAGGTCACAAGATTTTCCTTGGTTTCTTGTTTGTTTTGCGCACAAAGTGGTAGTATGAACTTTCGTCTAACTGGTGGTGCTACTACTCAAAACTGATTCTTTCTTTACTTTGAATGCTATAGCGCCCCATGTGCATCATACATCCTCCGCAAACGAGCTCTATACAATGATATGTCTAGGtaattgttttgttttttgtttgtttgtaaaAGTTGCTGTGTCTTGAAGTACCTATATCAGTTAAAGACTCTTTCTTTTATAGATATACATGTTGTGGAGGCTATATGCCTTGTAGCGGCAGATGTGGAGAAAGTCACTGCCCTGAATTCTGCCTTTGTACGGAGGTCTGGTTTTATTCTGTTGATCCTCGAAATTCTTCATCAATTTCAGGATTATATGATATATCTCTTCATTGTCAGGCAGATATTTAGATATTTTTCCTGAAAATCTCTGAGCCTGTATCTTTATTTTCTCCTAATTTGTTTCTCAAACATGCTTTTGTTGTCAGGTTTTTCTTTGCTTTGCAAATTCTGTTGCTTCGACACGCTTTATGTTGCAAGATGAGTTCAATCTGCAGACAACGAAATGCGATAATTGCATAATAGTAATTTCAACTCTTCTCCATCTCTCCTCCCACTTGTCTATTCTTGTGACATGCTCATCATTTTATCTAAGGATTTAAGTTATTTgcaaatgtaaatattttttaaatgacATATTAGTTAGTTTCACCTATTATAGCATGTAAGCTATCATTTTTATCAAGTTACAAACTAATACTACTTATCATGGAGTTATCAAGGATTACCTCATAAATGACCTGACTCTATAAATAGTTTTTACACCGTCAATCCAGAAAACTTAAAACTCTTTATCTAATTTACATTGCCTCTTGTTGTAGGGATTCATGTTTTGCCTACAGCAGTTAGCATGTATATGTAGCATTATTGCTTGTCTCACAGGAAGTGAAGAAATTCAAGATGCTGCTCAGCTTCTGAACTGTCTGTCGGACTTTGTTTACTGCACGTAAGACGCATGGTTTTAAGTATCAAAAACATTTTTTGTTCCGAGTTCTATTTTCATCTTCATTTACTTTTCTCTTCTATCGGCAGGGTTTGCAGCTGTATGCAGGTATGTGATAACTTGAACACATTCTTCATCTGGGAAATCATTAGCATGAGCATAGTTCCATTGAAATAGTCAAATTATCTTATCTTCTTAAAAAAAGAGTTCCATTGAAATAGTCAATTAGCCTCCAAGCCAAAACATTTATCAAACTTAGGACCAGCTATGCTTTGCAAAACTCACATAGGCAGAGTTTATCATACAACGTATGAAAATCTTCTTTTTTGAGTAAATATCTGATCATGACTATTGATGGAACTAATTATGCTTGTAAAACTTTAGTCATAACATCAGTTACTGGTGTCTGTGAATGTATTATAAGTTGAGATCATTTtccgttcttttttttttttttttttttgcactaGTATATGTTGGCTTGCACTCACTCTTGGTCATCATAATTCTATTCAGACACAGCACAAGGTTGAAATGGACAAAAGAGATGGAAAATTTGGACCACGGCCAATGGCAGTGCCACCTGCTCAACAAATGTCTCGGTTAGATCAGCCTGTTCCCCCTTCAGTGGGATATCCACCTGCACAGCCCCAGGCTTATCCACCAACACAGCAACGCCATGGTTACCCACCACCACAACAGCAGCCTCAGGGTTACCCACCACCACAGCAGCAGCCTCAGGGTTACCCACCTCCACAACAGCAGCCTTATGGTTACCCACCAGCCAATTATCCCCCACCTGGTGCTGGATATCCCACGTCTGATTATCTTCAGTGAATTGGaacccttttttcccttttcctgTCTGTCATAGATATGTGCTTGAATTTAGTACAATTTGTAGACCATTATTCGTTGCTTACCTTGTAAATCATGTGAGGTCATAGAATAATTGAGTTGTGTTATAGGGCCTAAGGCGTTCTGAGACATTTTATCGCGGTCTAGTAAATACTCTTACACTAGTAGGTTGTAAAATAATGAACATTGCATGTAATGTCTATTTAAAAGTGTCATTTTCAAGAGTGTAAGGTTAGTGTGTTGAAGAAAGATACATTATGCCGCAAGGGATAAGTTTCTCTGATATGGAGATTGGTCCACACTTCCAAAATATAATTAGTTACTTGCGATTACTATTAGTACAAGAAAGTGAGTAaagcagaagaaaaaaaaaggtttgcCATTTTCCAGAGTTACAGCATTCACAGTTCAACTCCAAGATCTTTAAGTTGTTGAGGCCGGTGTCAAAGCTAAGAAACATTTTCGTAAGCAACGGCAGAGAGATTGTTTTACCCATTTGGACATATATTTGTAGTTGAAACTGGAAACAAATAACCCAGAGGCCTTTGAGCCTCCACTAGTGTTTTTCGTGTTGTACAACATACAGAACTTCCCAATTGGGTTGATTAATATAGGCTGCATAAAAGACTCATTATAAAATATAATCTTGGATTTTTTTTTAGCACATAGTGGTGGTTCAATGAAACAAAGACAAGAGACACTGCTCAGGCAATTTAACCATCTCGGTTTCTCATTCTCATCCACTTGATTAATGTTATATATCATTGAATATTTGATTGTATCAATCTCGTGAACGAAAATACAAAGTAATCACTAAACCTATGAACAAAGTATCCTCCAGTATCCAAGTTTTTCTCTTCACAGTTGACTCCATTTATTTCAACCATGAGGTCGACACGAGGTAGAGGTATTATTATGGCAATAGCCTAattctttgtaaattttattattctcAAAAGTAATGTTCAAGACTAATTACAAACACTTGCTTCCTTTGCTTGATAGCACTGTCTACATTAACTTTAGTGGGTCCA
It encodes the following:
- the LOC107786677 gene encoding uncharacterized protein LOC107786677 gives rise to the protein MADQMEKMKLRQNYPNHWHTDLMRATQSDPLFCCFSLWCAPCASYILRKRALYNDMSRYTCCGGYMPCSGRCGESHCPEFCLCTEVFLCFANSVASTRFMLQDEFNLQTTKCDNCIIGFMFCLQQLACICSIIACLTGSEEIQDAAQLLNCLSDFVYCTVCSCMQTQHKVEMDKRDGKFGPRPMAVPPAQQMSRLDQPVPPSVGYPPAQPQAYPPTQQRHGYPPPQQQPQGYPPPQQQPQGYPPPQQQPYGYPPANYPPPGAGYPTSDYLQ